In Amycolatopsis sp. FBCC-B4732, the genomic stretch CCTTCGACGGCAACCTGACGAGCACGCGCTGGGCGTCCAAGGAGGGGTCGGCGTCGGAGTGGCTGCGCGTCGACCTCGGCGCCGCGAAGGCGATCTCGCACGTCAAGCTGAACTGGGAAGCCGCGTACGGGAAGGCGTACAGCATCCAGACCTCCGCCGACGGCACCACCTGGACGACGATCTACAGCACGACCACCGGCAACGGCGGCGCGGACGACCTCACCGGGCTCTCGGGCACCGGCCGGTACGTGCGGATGAACGGCGTCACGCGCGGCACGGCGTACGGCTACTCGCTGTACGAGATGCAGGTGTACGGCACGGCCTGAGTTGCCGGATCGGCAACACGATTTGCCTCTTCGGTGACGTCCTCCGCATGCTGGGGACGTCACCGAGGAGGAACCATGGCCCACGCGCACGACCAGCCGATGATCGTCGAGAACATGCTCAAGCAGGAATTCTGGGAGGAGATGTACCAGCGCGACGAGCACCGGATCTGGAGCGGGAACGTCAACGCGAACCTCAGCTCCGAGGTCGCCGGGCTGACCCCCGGGCACGCCCTCGACCTCGGCTGCGGCGAGGGCGGCGACGCGATCTGGCTGGCCAAGGCGGGCTGGACGGTCGACGGCGCCGACATCTCGACCGTCGCGCTCGCCCGCGCGGAAGAAGCGGCGAAGGAGGCGGGCGTGACCGTCCGCTGGCTGCACCGCGACATCCTGAAGTGGCAGCCGGAAGAGCGGTACGACCTGATCTCGGCGCAGTACATGCACCTGCCGCCGGCTCTGCGCCGCGACGTCTTCACCGCGGCCGCGGCGGCGATCAAGCCGGGCGGGTCGCTGCTGGTCGTCGGGCACTCGCCGAAGGCCATGCGCGAGTTCGACGGCCAGAAGCCGCCGGAGGAGCTGTACTTCGAGCCGGAGGAGATCACGGCGTTCCTGGGCGACCCGTGGCAGTGGGTCGTCGAGACGTGCGAGACGCGCGGCGAGGGCCACCACACGGACGCCGTCTACCGCGCGAAGCGGCTGGAGGCATGAGAAAGGCCCCCTTTCACGCGCCCTCGACGCGTGTGAAAGGGGGCCTTCCGGCTTTGATCAGGCGAGCTCGAGGCCGTACGCCTGCAGCTCCAGGGTGAGCGGGTAGAAGTAGCTGGTCACGGTGTCGCCGCCGGACAGCGTGCCGAGGCCCTTGGAACCGTCGTACGCCGGGCCACCGGAGTCGCCGTGGTCGGTGTGCGCGGTGGTGCCGAACTCGTGGTTGAGCACGCCGACGTCGAAGTTGACCGACTCGTCGACCGAGGTGACCTCGCCGCTGCCGCCACCGGTGGTCGAGCCCTGCTTCTCGATCTGCTCACCGACGGTCGGCTCGGCCGCGGAGGTGATCTGCTGGCCGGTGTTGATCTCGCCGGGGCCGGAGCCGTTCGGGCGGGTCAGCAGGCCGGAGTCGGCACCGGGGCAGTCGCTCTCGACGACCTCGGCCCCGGAGACGTCACCGCCGGACCAGGTGCCGCCGAGGTTGGTGCAGTGGCCCGCGGTGAGCAGGAACGGCTCGCCGCCCCGGGTCACGTTGAAGCCGAGCGAGCAGCGGCCCTGGCTGTTCTGGATGGCGTCGCCGTCCTGGATGTGCAGCTCGAGCTTGCCGGTCCGGTGCTCGACGCGGACGCTGTCGCCGTACTTCGCGGCGGCCGCGGACACCTTGTCGGCGGTCTCCTTGCTGGCCGCGTCGTAGACCTTCACCACGACCTGGTTGGTCTTGGTGTCGATGCCCCACGCGGTCTGCGGCACGTTCTTCACCGCGTCCAGCTGGTTCTTGACGCCGGTGAGCGCGGCGAAGGTGTGCTTGACCTTCTTGGCACTGAGCCCGGCCTCCTGCACCTTCTGCAGCGCGGCGTCGTCGACGACGTTCACGACGGCCTTGCCGTTCTCCAGGTAGACACCCCCGGAGGCGGCGCCCAGCGTCTGCGCGACCTGGGTGGCGTTGGTGATGGCGTGGGCCTGCATCTCGGCGAAGGCCAGTGGGGACGCGGTGGCCGCCGACGCGCACACGCCGCTCGTCAGCGCCGCTGCCGACAAGACGGCGAAGGTCTTGAGAGCGGTCTTCCGGGGAGTCATCAACTTCCTCCAGTTTGCCGGTTCGAAGCCTGCGCCGGTCACTTTCGTTGCCAAGCAACCAACGCAACACCGACGAAGGTTGGTTAATAACCAATAGAATCGGACATACCTCTCCTTCTGGACCCGTACGGCCCAGCGCCACTCACGCTTTCGGCCCAGCCGGCGGCCTTCGCGACGGTCAGTGGGCGAGCGACGCGGCGGCCGGGCTCCCCCGGAACGTCATGAACGAGTCGTTCACCGCGCCCGACGCCCTGAACGAGTCGTTCAGGCCATCCCAGTAGCCGAGTGCAGCTCTCGACCCGCGCCCCGCTCCCCGCTCACCCGCCGGCGCGGCGGTGTCCTGCACGAGCACGGGCGGCACCGCCCACTCGCCGGTGCGGGCTCCCCGGAACGTCATGAACGAGTCGTTCACCGCGCCCGACGCCCTGAACGAGTCGTTCATGGCATCCCGCGCCCGCTCCGACCCGAACTCGCCGCCTCGGCGACATCCCACACGAGCCGTTTCAGGGCACCCGGACCGCCCGCCCCTCAGCCCTTCGGCCAGCGCACGTGGTCCTCGTACCCCGGGTTCTTCCGCAGGTACCCCGCGATGAACGGGCACACCGGCACGATCGTCCGCCCCGCCGCCACCACGTCGTCCAGCGCGCCCGCCGCCAGCACCTTGCCCAGCCCCTTCCCGGCGAACGCGTCGTCGATCTCCGTGTGCGTGAACACCGTCAGCTCGCCGCGCCGGTCGTAGAACGCCATCCCCGCGAGCTTGTCGCCGACCCACACCTCGTAGCGGCTTTCGTCCGGGTTGTGGGTCACTCGGGTTTCCTCGGTCATGCGCTCTCCTCGCTCGGGGTTCGTCCCCCATCGTGCGATGGCCGCCCAGCCGGTGCTGACCGGGTCGTGACCCCCGCTGGGCCGGCCGGGGGACGCGTCCGGCCCGTTCGTGTGCAACCCGGCCGCGGGCCTTGGCGGGCACCGGCGTCCTTTGGTTGCCTCACAGGGTGCCTGAGCAGCCCTTCGTCCTCCCCGAGTTCTACCTCCCCCACCCCGCCCGGCTGAACCCGCACCTCGAAGGCGCGCGCGTGCACAGCAAGGCGTGGGCGGCCGGGCTCGACATGATCGACGTGCCGCAGCACGGCACCGTGATCTGGACCGAGCACGACCTCGATTCCCACGACTACGCCCTCCTCTGCGCCTACACCCACCCGGACGCCGGCGCCGAAGAGCTCGACCTGATCACCGACTGGTACGTCTGGGTCTTCTACTTCGACGACCACTTCGTCGAGCTGTACAAGCGCACCGGCGACATCGACAGCGCGCGCACCTACCTCGACCGGCTCGAGCGGTTCATGCCCGCCGACGGCGAAATCACCGCGAAGCCGGAGAACCCCGTCGAACGCGGGCTCGCCGATCTGTGGGCCCGGACCGTGCCGCACCGGTCGGCCGGCTGGCGGAAGCGGTTCATCGACAGCACGAAGGCGCTGCTGGACGAATCGCTGTGGGAACTCGCGAACATCAACGAGGGCCGGCTCGCCAACCCGATCGAGTACGTCGAGATGCGGCGGAAGGTCGGCGGCGCGCCGTGGTCGGCGAACCTGATCGAACACTCGGTGCACGCCGAAGTGCCGGCCGAGATCGCCGCGACGCGGCCGCTGGAAGTGCTGCGCGACTGCTTCGCCGACAGCGTCCACCTGCGCAACGACCTCTTCTCCTACCAGCGCGAGGTGCAGGACGAAGGCGAGCTGTCCAACGGCGTGCTCGTGCTCGAGGAGTTCCTCGGCATCCCGACCCAGCAGGCGGCCGACGCCGTCAACGACCTGATCACCTCGCGGCTGCACCAGTTCGAGCACACCGCGCTCACCGAGGTCCCCGCGCTGTTCGACGAGCACGGCGTCGACCCGGCCGCCCGCGCGGCGACGTTCGCCTACGTCAAGGGGTTGCAGGACTGGCAGGCCGGCGGGCACGAGTGGCACCTGCGCTCCAGCCGGTACATGAACGAAGGGGCGCTGACCGGCCCGGAACCGGGTGCCGTGACCGGTCTCGGGACGTCCGCGGCGCGCATCTTCGCGTCGGTGCTCGCGACCGCGCCGCAGCGGCTGCGCGCGTACTCCCACACCCCGTTCGGCGAGGTTTCGACGCCGCGGCCGTCGTTCGAGGTGCCGTTCCCGCTGCGGCTCAGCCCGCACCTGGAGTCCTGCCGCAGCCGCAACGTCGACTGGGCGCGGCGGACCGGCTTCCTCGACGGCGTCGTCTGGGACGAGCGGAAGCTGCGCGCCGCGGACCTGCCGCTGTGCGCGGCGGGCATCCACCCGGACGCGACGGCGGACGAGCTGGACGTCACCAGTGACTGGCTCACCTGGGGCACCTACGCCGACGACTACTACCCGGTGGTGTTCGGCCCGACTCGCGACCTCGCGGCGGCGAAGGCGGCCAACCTGCGCCTGTCGGCGTGCATGCCGCTGGACGGCTCGCCGGCGCCCGCTCCGCTGAACGCGCTCGAGTCGGGACTGGCCGACCTGTGGGCGCGAACGGCACCGGCCGACCGGCTTCCGGTGCGGCGCGCGGTCGACACGATGACGTCGAGCTGGCTCTGGGAGCTGGCGAACCAGGCGCAGAACCGCATCCCGGACCCGATCGACTACATCGAGATGCGGCGCCGGACCTTCGGCTCGGACCTCACCGCGGCTCTCGCGCGCCGGGGCGCCGTACCGGCCGAGCTGGCCGGGACCCGGCCGGTGCACACGCTCGAAAACAGCGCCGGCGACTACGCCGCCCTGCTGAACGACCTGTACTCCTACCGGAAGGAGATCCGGTTCGAGGGCGAGCTGCACAACGGCGTCCTGGTGGTCCGGAACTTCCTGGACTGCACCGAGGACCGCGCCTTCGCCGTGGTCGGCGACCTGGTCCGGGCCCGGCTCGCCGAGTTCCGCCACACGGCGGACGTCGAACTGCCCGTGCTGCTCGCCGGCCGCGGCCTCGCCCCGGACACGCTCGACGCGTACGTCGAGCACTTCCGGAACTGGATGGCCGGGATCGCGCACTGGCACGAAAGCGTCGGCCGGTACACCGACACCGAACTCGGCCACCACCCCCGGCTCGGGCAGCCGACCGGGCTCGGCACGTCGGCGCTGCGCATCTCGTCCCTGCTCCCCGCGGGCCGCTGACGTGCCGACCGACAAGCAGGTCCGCGTCGCCGAGCTGCTGCACGAGATCGGCATGCACCGCGAAGCCGAACAGGCGCTGCGCACGGACCTCCGCGCGAGGTGGCGCCGGGCGCGCCGGCGCCTCCGCCTGCGGTGGGCCAAGCGCCGTCAGCTCGCCCGGCGCTAACGAGCCGTCACTGGGCAGCGTTGTTCGCGCCACTCCGCCGGGCGTCCGCGCCGCCCGAAGGCGATACTCGACACCGTGAGCGGCTTCAACCTGCGATTCCTCGGCCATTCGACCGTCCGGCTGGAACTCGGCGGCCGGGTCGTGCTGACCGATCCCGTGCTCACCGCCCGCGTCGGCGGGCTCACCCGGGTCGTCCCGCCGCCGCCACCGGAGACCTACGCGGACGTCGACCTCGTGCTGCTCTCCCACCTGCACGGCGACCACCTCCACCCGCCCTCCCTCAAGCTGCTCGGCCGCGGCACCCGGATCGTCGTCCCGCGCGGGGCCGGGGCCTGGCTCACCAAGAAGGGCTTCGACCACGTCGAAGAGATCGCGCCCGGCGAGACCCTGACCGAAGGCGGGCTGACCGTCACCGCCACCGAAGCCGTCCACTCCGGGCACCGGTGGGGGCCGCGGCTCACCCACGGGCCGCAGAGCCCCGCCGTCGGGCACCTGATCAAGACCGCGGAGACGACGGTCTACAACGCCGGCGACACCGACCTCTTCGACGGCATGGCGGGCTTCGGGCCGGTCGACGTCGCCCTGCTGCCCGTCTGGGGCTGGGGGCCGAACCTCGGACCCGGCCACCTCGACCCGGCCCGCGCCGCGAAGGCCGCCGAACGCGTGCGGGCCCGCGCCGCCGTGCCCGTGCACTGGGGCACCCTCGCCGTGCCCGGCCTGCGGCGGACCGCCCGGATGCGCCGGCTGCTCGCCGACCCGCCACGGGTGTTCGCCGCCGAAGTGCGCAAGCACGGCATCGCCACCGAAGTCCTGTTCACCGAACCGGGCGCCGAAGTCGCGCTCCCCGCGCGTGAGGACCGCACGTGAACTGGACCGACCCGGCCGCGCTCGGCTACCCGGCCGTGTTCGGCGGTGTGCTGCTCGGCTCGATCATCCCGATCGTGCCCACCGGGGCCGTGGTCGGCGCCGCGGCCGCCGTCGCCACCACGACCGACCACCTCTCGCTGCCGCTGGTGATCGTCCTGTCCGTGCTCGGCGCCTACCTCGGGGACGTCGTGACGTTCGGGATCCCGCGCCTGGGCAGCGAAGCCGCGTTCCGCTGGATCAGCCGCCGCCAGCCCGCCGAACGGCTGGAGAAGGCCCGCGACCAGTTCACCCGCCGCGGCTGGCAGCTGATCGTGATCGGCAGGCTCGTCCCGGCCGGCCGGATCCCGGTGCTGCTCGCGGCGGCCGCGTTGAGCTACCCGTGGCGGCGCCTGCTGCCGGCCGCGCTCGTCGCGTGCGTGCTCTGGGCGACCGCGTACAGCCTGCTCGGCATCCTCAGCGGCGGCATCTTCGACTCCCCTCTCGTCGCGACCCTGCTGGCGACGGTGCTGGTCCTGCTGGTCACCGTGGCGCTGAACCTGGTCTCCCGGTGGCGGCGCAAGACCAAGGAGCGAGTGTGA encodes the following:
- a CDS encoding cyclopropane-fatty-acyl-phospholipid synthase family protein, producing the protein MAHAHDQPMIVENMLKQEFWEEMYQRDEHRIWSGNVNANLSSEVAGLTPGHALDLGCGEGGDAIWLAKAGWTVDGADISTVALARAEEAAKEAGVTVRWLHRDILKWQPEERYDLISAQYMHLPPALRRDVFTAAAAAIKPGGSLLVVGHSPKAMREFDGQKPPEELYFEPEEITAFLGDPWQWVVETCETRGEGHHTDAVYRAKRLEA
- a CDS encoding S1 family peptidase, with the translated sequence MTPRKTALKTFAVLSAAALTSGVCASAATASPLAFAEMQAHAITNATQVAQTLGAASGGVYLENGKAVVNVVDDAALQKVQEAGLSAKKVKHTFAALTGVKNQLDAVKNVPQTAWGIDTKTNQVVVKVYDAASKETADKVSAAAAKYGDSVRVEHRTGKLELHIQDGDAIQNSQGRCSLGFNVTRGGEPFLLTAGHCTNLGGTWSGGDVSGAEVVESDCPGADSGLLTRPNGSGPGEINTGQQITSAAEPTVGEQIEKQGSTTGGGSGEVTSVDESVNFDVGVLNHEFGTTAHTDHGDSGGPAYDGSKGLGTLSGGDTVTSYFYPLTLELQAYGLELA
- a CDS encoding GNAT family N-acetyltransferase; amino-acid sequence: MTEETRVTHNPDESRYEVWVGDKLAGMAFYDRRGELTVFTHTEIDDAFAGKGLGKVLAAGALDDVVAAGRTIVPVCPFIAGYLRKNPGYEDHVRWPKG
- a CDS encoding terpene synthase family protein; amino-acid sequence: MPEQPFVLPEFYLPHPARLNPHLEGARVHSKAWAAGLDMIDVPQHGTVIWTEHDLDSHDYALLCAYTHPDAGAEELDLITDWYVWVFYFDDHFVELYKRTGDIDSARTYLDRLERFMPADGEITAKPENPVERGLADLWARTVPHRSAGWRKRFIDSTKALLDESLWELANINEGRLANPIEYVEMRRKVGGAPWSANLIEHSVHAEVPAEIAATRPLEVLRDCFADSVHLRNDLFSYQREVQDEGELSNGVLVLEEFLGIPTQQAADAVNDLITSRLHQFEHTALTEVPALFDEHGVDPAARAATFAYVKGLQDWQAGGHEWHLRSSRYMNEGALTGPEPGAVTGLGTSAARIFASVLATAPQRLRAYSHTPFGEVSTPRPSFEVPFPLRLSPHLESCRSRNVDWARRTGFLDGVVWDERKLRAADLPLCAAGIHPDATADELDVTSDWLTWGTYADDYYPVVFGPTRDLAAAKAANLRLSACMPLDGSPAPAPLNALESGLADLWARTAPADRLPVRRAVDTMTSSWLWELANQAQNRIPDPIDYIEMRRRTFGSDLTAALARRGAVPAELAGTRPVHTLENSAGDYAALLNDLYSYRKEIRFEGELHNGVLVVRNFLDCTEDRAFAVVGDLVRARLAEFRHTADVELPVLLAGRGLAPDTLDAYVEHFRNWMAGIAHWHESVGRYTDTELGHHPRLGQPTGLGTSALRISSLLPAGR
- a CDS encoding MBL fold metallo-hydrolase, coding for MSGFNLRFLGHSTVRLELGGRVVLTDPVLTARVGGLTRVVPPPPPETYADVDLVLLSHLHGDHLHPPSLKLLGRGTRIVVPRGAGAWLTKKGFDHVEEIAPGETLTEGGLTVTATEAVHSGHRWGPRLTHGPQSPAVGHLIKTAETTVYNAGDTDLFDGMAGFGPVDVALLPVWGWGPNLGPGHLDPARAAKAAERVRARAAVPVHWGTLAVPGLRRTARMRRLLADPPRVFAAEVRKHGIATEVLFTEPGAEVALPAREDRT
- a CDS encoding DedA family protein, whose product is MNWTDPAALGYPAVFGGVLLGSIIPIVPTGAVVGAAAAVATTTDHLSLPLVIVLSVLGAYLGDVVTFGIPRLGSEAAFRWISRRQPAERLEKARDQFTRRGWQLIVIGRLVPAGRIPVLLAAAALSYPWRRLLPAALVACVLWATAYSLLGILSGGIFDSPLVATLLATVLVLLVTVALNLVSRWRRKTKERV